The proteins below are encoded in one region of Bremerella sp. P1:
- a CDS encoding DNA modification methylase: protein MKIDQWNIADVTPYPSNPRVNDGAVDAVAKSLAEFGFRQPIVVDEAGVVIVGHTRLKAAQKLGMTQVPVHVAEGMSDEQIRAYRIADNQTATIAEWDLDLLPIELSALKDADYELGLLGFKDDELAKMLSGDVKDGLNDPDDVPEPPDDPITQPGDLWILGDHRLLCGDSSKAEDVDRLLDGAVIHLINSDPPYGVRVQPRSKNAIAAGNSSFADPSKRKPDNNPKKMRAKDRPLANDFVSDEEFNRLLDAWFGNMTRVLAPGRGFYIWGGYANLGNYPPVLKKHGLYFSQAIVWDKLHPVLTRKDFLGCFEIAFYGWKEGSAHKFYGPHNVPDLWHVKKIPPQQMEHLTAKPAELAVRAMQYSTVAGENVLDLFGGSGSTLIGAEQTGRKAYLMELDTYYCDTIADRFQRFTGKPAVLERTGDSPIPMKAREEAMR, encoded by the coding sequence ATGAAGATCGATCAGTGGAACATCGCGGACGTCACGCCCTATCCAAGCAACCCGCGTGTGAACGACGGTGCAGTCGATGCCGTAGCGAAGTCGCTCGCGGAGTTTGGATTTCGTCAGCCGATTGTGGTGGACGAAGCGGGCGTGGTTATCGTAGGCCACACGAGACTAAAGGCGGCTCAGAAGCTAGGCATGACCCAAGTGCCGGTTCATGTTGCCGAGGGGATGAGCGATGAACAGATTCGTGCTTACCGGATCGCGGATAATCAAACGGCGACCATTGCCGAATGGGACTTGGATCTCTTGCCGATCGAACTGAGTGCCCTCAAGGACGCCGACTACGAACTAGGGCTGCTTGGTTTCAAGGACGACGAACTGGCCAAGATGCTCAGTGGCGACGTGAAGGACGGGCTGAACGATCCCGACGATGTGCCTGAGCCACCAGACGATCCTATCACGCAGCCTGGCGACTTGTGGATCCTCGGCGACCATCGATTGTTGTGTGGGGATAGCTCAAAGGCTGAGGACGTTGATCGATTGCTCGACGGTGCTGTCATCCACCTGATCAATTCCGATCCGCCATATGGGGTCCGGGTTCAGCCACGGTCAAAGAATGCCATTGCTGCTGGCAACAGTAGCTTCGCCGATCCGAGTAAACGCAAACCGGACAACAATCCCAAGAAGATGCGGGCCAAAGATCGACCCTTGGCAAACGACTTTGTGTCGGATGAAGAGTTCAACCGATTGCTCGACGCGTGGTTCGGCAATATGACTCGCGTGCTGGCACCGGGGCGAGGATTTTATATCTGGGGCGGCTACGCGAACCTCGGCAACTATCCACCCGTTCTGAAGAAGCATGGTTTGTATTTCAGCCAGGCGATCGTGTGGGACAAACTCCACCCAGTGCTTACGCGAAAAGACTTCCTCGGGTGTTTTGAGATTGCATTCTACGGTTGGAAAGAGGGTTCCGCCCACAAGTTCTACGGACCGCACAATGTGCCTGACCTATGGCACGTCAAGAAGATCCCGCCACAGCAAATGGAACACTTAACGGCCAAGCCTGCCGAACTCGCTGTGCGAGCCATGCAATACTCCACGGTCGCCGGAGAGAACGTTCTAGACCTATTTGGTGGCAGTGGGTCGACGCTTATCGGCGCTGAACAGACGGGGCGTAAGGCCTATCTCATGGAACTCGACACGTACTACTGTGACACTATTGCCGACCGCTTCCAAAGATTCACCGGCAAGCCAGCTGTGCTCGAACGAACGGGAGATTCGCCCATCCCGATGAAGGCGCGAGAGGAGGCGATGCGGTGA
- a CDS encoding winged helix-turn-helix domain-containing protein — translation MTTKKTTRKTTATKKATTKGTTKGRSTKATKPAEAKPAKQPATKRLSALDAAAKVLAESKEPLNAKQMIDAMAEKKYWSSPGGKTPHATLYSAILREINTKGKDARFKKTERGKFTTNG, via the coding sequence ATGACCACGAAGAAGACCACTCGCAAGACCACCGCTACTAAGAAGGCCACCACCAAGGGCACCACGAAAGGACGGTCCACCAAGGCGACCAAGCCAGCCGAAGCAAAGCCCGCTAAACAACCCGCCACCAAACGTCTGTCGGCCCTTGACGCGGCAGCCAAGGTTCTTGCGGAATCGAAGGAGCCGCTCAACGCCAAACAGATGATCGACGCGATGGCCGAGAAGAAATACTGGTCCAGCCCAGGCGGTAAGACACCGCATGCCACGCTCTATTCGGCGATCCTTCGGGAGATCAACACCAAGGGCAAAGACGCCCGGTTCAAGAAGACCGAACGAGGCAAGTTCACGACCAACGGCTAG
- a CDS encoding HNH endonuclease — protein sequence MPKRVKRRSDTKRRVGRDIYEARRGSSSSQGYDSNWERIAQRRRQLDYYLCQECLKRGLSTSAKDVDHIIPLHVRLDWRLEIGNTQVLCRMHHRAKTEQDNELYGSSTEANVSAIQQTCRDAARRLQEPPRGAGASQIVTRVDMGTRAPKHTCARDIVPQGVLNERS from the coding sequence ATGCCAAAGCGAGTCAAAAGGCGAAGCGATACGAAGCGACGTGTCGGTCGGGACATCTACGAAGCGCGGCGAGGCTCGTCTTCATCGCAGGGCTACGATTCCAACTGGGAACGGATCGCCCAGCGTCGGCGCCAACTCGATTACTACCTTTGCCAAGAGTGTTTGAAGCGTGGTCTATCCACCTCGGCCAAAGATGTCGACCACATCATTCCACTTCACGTCCGACTCGATTGGCGACTCGAGATAGGCAACACGCAGGTGCTCTGCCGTATGCATCATCGAGCCAAAACCGAACAAGATAACGAGCTTTACGGGTCGAGTACGGAGGCAAATGTGAGTGCCATTCAGCAAACCTGCAGAGATGCCGCTAGAAGGCTCCAGGAGCCGCCGAGAGGGGCGGGGGCTAGTCAAATAGTGACGCGGGTCGACATGGGAACGCGTGCCCCCAAACACACTTGCGCCCGCGATATTGTACCCCAGGGGGTGTTAAATGAGAGGTCGTAA
- a CDS encoding phage terminase small subunit P27 family, protein MRGRKPKPTVLKIREGNPGKRSLNKAEPNAPGDVPTCPDFLDEVAQEEWDRISGILTEMGLLSTADRAALAAYCTVYSRWVHAEEQVKKFGTIVKSPEKGFPMKSPYLTVADQAMESMRKFLVEFGLTPSSRSRIRVETKKSAEDEFDAFVGAG, encoded by the coding sequence ATGAGAGGTCGTAAACCAAAGCCAACGGTACTAAAGATTCGCGAAGGGAATCCTGGCAAACGGTCGCTGAACAAGGCCGAACCAAATGCTCCTGGCGATGTGCCTACGTGCCCTGATTTCCTGGATGAAGTGGCTCAGGAGGAATGGGATCGTATCTCTGGAATCCTCACCGAAATGGGACTGCTTAGTACAGCTGATCGTGCTGCACTGGCCGCATATTGCACCGTGTACAGCCGCTGGGTTCACGCGGAAGAACAGGTAAAGAAGTTCGGAACGATCGTGAAGTCGCCCGAGAAAGGCTTTCCGATGAAGTCGCCATATCTGACGGTGGCCGACCAGGCGATGGAATCGATGCGGAAGTTCCTGGTGGAGTTTGGACTGACGCCATCGAGCCGCAGTCGCATCCGTGTGGAAACCAAGAAGTCTGCTGAGGATGAGTTCGATGCATTTGTGGGGGCAGGGTAG
- a CDS encoding terminase large subunit codes for MRSSNDERAVENGCWFDEEAAQRVREFFLRFLKHSKGQWARKPFELLDWQWTDVVAPLFGWKRADGTRRFRRGYIEVPKKNGKSTLFAGLSLYLLTCDGEPGAEIYSAASDRDQASIVFNEAANMVDHSPHLASRLKVVRSTKRIVDHRSRSIYRALSAEVPTKEGLNAHAVLMDELHAQKSRELWDTLRYAGASRRQPLMLAITTAGFDRLSICWEQHEYARQVLEGTVEDTAFFPYISAADVEEDWTTPEVWRKANPSFGITIDAEQFAEDCREAQESPAKENSFRRYRLNQWTQQESRWLNMDKWDACDDALAELDGRTCFAGLDLSSTTDISALVLVFEEDDQYDVLPFFWVPEEGARRREKRDHAPYVPWIQQRYIEASPGEVVDYERIRARINELGKRFKIEQIAIDRWNATQLATQLDDDGFEIVSFGQGYASMSAPTKKLEELVLSRKLRHAGHPVLRWMAGNVAIEQDAADNWKPSKKKSQERIDGIVALVMAVDLATRHVEFTSPYSERGMLFL; via the coding sequence GTGAGAAGTTCAAACGATGAGCGTGCCGTCGAGAATGGCTGTTGGTTCGATGAAGAAGCGGCCCAGCGTGTGCGTGAGTTTTTCCTGCGGTTCCTGAAGCACTCGAAAGGCCAATGGGCTAGGAAACCGTTTGAGCTATTAGATTGGCAATGGACAGACGTGGTGGCGCCATTATTCGGTTGGAAGCGTGCTGATGGGACTCGTCGATTTCGCCGCGGTTATATCGAGGTTCCGAAGAAGAATGGCAAGAGCACGTTATTCGCGGGGCTGAGCTTGTATCTGCTGACATGTGATGGCGAACCGGGGGCCGAAATCTACAGTGCAGCCTCGGATCGGGATCAGGCGTCAATCGTGTTCAACGAAGCGGCCAATATGGTGGACCACTCGCCTCATCTGGCATCGCGTCTGAAAGTCGTCCGTTCCACCAAACGGATCGTGGACCATCGTAGTCGATCCATTTATCGTGCCCTCTCGGCTGAGGTGCCCACCAAGGAAGGCCTCAACGCCCATGCAGTGCTGATGGACGAACTACATGCACAAAAGTCACGGGAACTATGGGACACGCTTCGCTACGCCGGTGCCTCACGACGACAACCACTCATGCTGGCTATTACAACCGCCGGGTTCGACCGATTGAGCATCTGTTGGGAACAGCACGAGTACGCTCGCCAAGTGCTGGAAGGAACTGTTGAAGACACAGCGTTCTTTCCCTACATCTCTGCTGCCGACGTTGAAGAGGACTGGACCACGCCTGAGGTGTGGCGGAAGGCGAACCCCAGTTTCGGCATCACGATCGACGCGGAGCAGTTCGCCGAGGATTGCCGTGAAGCCCAGGAATCGCCCGCCAAGGAAAACTCGTTTCGTCGCTATCGGCTCAATCAATGGACGCAGCAGGAATCGCGTTGGCTGAACATGGATAAGTGGGACGCGTGTGATGATGCTCTGGCGGAACTGGATGGTCGCACATGTTTCGCAGGCCTGGACTTGTCTTCCACGACCGACATCTCGGCCCTGGTGCTCGTATTCGAGGAAGACGACCAATACGACGTACTGCCGTTCTTCTGGGTACCAGAGGAAGGTGCCAGGCGACGTGAGAAGCGGGACCATGCCCCGTATGTACCGTGGATTCAGCAAAGGTACATCGAAGCGTCACCTGGGGAAGTCGTCGACTACGAACGCATTCGGGCGCGGATCAACGAGCTAGGAAAGCGATTTAAGATCGAGCAGATCGCGATCGACCGTTGGAACGCGACGCAGTTGGCCACCCAGCTAGATGATGATGGATTCGAGATTGTGTCTTTCGGCCAGGGCTACGCGAGTATGTCGGCGCCGACGAAGAAGTTGGAAGAGCTCGTGCTATCCCGGAAATTGCGCCACGCGGGTCATCCAGTACTCCGGTGGATGGCGGGAAACGTAGCGATCGAGCAGGATGCGGCCGACAACTGGAAGCCGTCGAAGAAGAAGAGTCAGGAGCGGATCGATGGGATTGTGGCGCTCGTCATGGCGGTGGATTTGGCGACTCGGCATGTGGAGTTTACGAGTCCGTATAGCGAGCGAGGGATGCTTTTTCTGTAG